The Aggregicoccus sp. 17bor-14 genome contains the following window.
TCCGTGCAGTCCTTCAGCCAGGTGCAGATGCGCTGCGGCTTCTCCCAGGAGAGGCCCCCGCGCGCGTTGGTCCCGAAGGAGCGCTTGGCGGACACGAAGGTGTCGTAGCCGGTCAGCTTCTTGGGCCAGTGCCGCTCCTCGGTGCGGTTGCGGTCGAAGGAGACGAAGGGGAAGGTGAGCGGCGAGACGCCCGGCTTGCCCTCCCAGGGCTTGAAGGTGAAGCCCCCCGTGGTGCCCTCGGCCTTGGACGGGTCGATGAGCGCGCAGTCGAAGGGGCTCTTCGTGTCGGTCGCCGGGGCGCACCGGTGCCACTCCATGCCGCCCTTGGACGAGACGCTCGGGTCCTCGGTGATGACGAGCGCGTCCTTCGAGGCGTCGTAGATGTCGTTGAAGATGGTCTCGCACCCGCCGTCCTTGCAGGCGTACCAGGCACCCCACGCCGCCTTGCGCTTGCCGGCCTTGGTGGTGGCCTTGCTCGAGCGCCAGCGGCGCAGCACCTCGCCCGCCACCACGGGCGCGGCGCGCGCGGTGTCCACGGCGGCCGGGGCGGCCACGTCCGCGCCGAGGCCCGCGGAGTCCAGTTGCCACATGCCGACGCCGGCGTGGAAGAAGGCCCGCACGTACTTGGGCTGGGTGCCGCCGAAGGACTCGAGGCTGGACTGCAGGTCGAAGCGGCCCAGCGCCATGGGCGAGGGCACGCCCGTCACCTTGGCAGCGGACTCGTCGTAGGTGATGGCGATGAGCATCGCCGCGAGCTCGTTCGCCTTGAGGTCCGTCACCTTCCGGTTGGCCGCGAGGCCGGAGGCGGCCGCGCTCTTCGCGTCCGCGAGGGGCCCGCTGCCGAAGCGGTAGGCGGCGTGTGCGGGGAGCGCCAGGGCGAGCAGCAACAGCGAGAGCAGTCGATGGTTGCGCATGGCGGTCCTCACTTTCCGGAGACCCAGTAGATGCGGGACAGGGTGTGCAGCGAGGCCGCATCGGGCCCGCTCACGGTGACGGGGGCGAACTGCGCGCTCGCCTCCTCGTAGGTGGTGTCCACGTCCTCGGGCGCGGGCTCGGTGACGAGCGCGACGACGCGGCCCTTGTCGAGCCACGCCACCGCGAGCGTCACGCTCGAGGCGGGCGTGCCGAGCGCGCGGAAGCCCACGCTCTGCACGTAGGGGTAGGGCGCGTCCTGGCGCGGCTCACCGCGGAAGCTGGGGGCGCCCTGGGGCAGCTCCCAGCCGGCCTGCACCAGGTAGTCGCGGGTGGCGCCCGGCAGGGGCGCCTCCGCGCGCACGCTCCAGCGCACCTGCGCGACGCTCGTCGCCGGCACGCCCGACTCGAGCGAGAAGGGGGCGGGCTCACCCGGCCGCAGCAGCGACACCGGCGCCTGCGCGCTCAAGGTGTCCAGCACCGCGCCGTCCGCGCCCACCAGCTCCGCCTGCACCGTGGCCACGCCCACCGCGGCCGCGGTGTCGTTGCGCACCAGGCCCAGGGCGCTCCAGCCTCCGGTGCCGAAGTCGCGCACCGTGAGCGAGTCGGGCACGAGCACCACGCCCGCACCGCTCACCTCGGCCGCGTAGCCGGGGCCCTCGTAGCCGCGCAGGGCCGTGGGCACGCGCGGTGCCGCGGCGCGGGCGGCCCTCGACGGCGGCGCGCCGCACTTGCGCCCCTCGCCGGGCCGCACCGCCTTGAGGCAGCCGTCGGCGTCGTACACCTCCGGGTGCAGCGCCTCGCGCGACGGCAGCTCCGGCAGCGGCACCGGCGTGCGCGCCGCCTGCGCCCACGCCGAACCCGCAAAGACGAAACAGGCCGCGGCTGCAAGCAGCCGCACCCAGGTTCTCTCGAGCATCATGTGTGTGCTTCCCCCTCTGCCGCGCACGGATGCGCCCGGCACCTACACGGTAGGAGAAGACTTGCGGGCGCTGCTAGAGGGGGGCGCATGACGCGCGCGCCCGGCGCGCCGCGTCGAGCCCGGACTGGTCCTCGCGTGCA
Protein-coding sequences here:
- a CDS encoding FxLYD domain-containing protein, whose protein sequence is MMLERTWVRLLAAAACFVFAGSAWAQAARTPVPLPELPSREALHPEVYDADGCLKAVRPGEGRKCGAPPSRAARAAAPRVPTALRGYEGPGYAAEVSGAGVVLVPDSLTVRDFGTGGWSALGLVRNDTAAAVGVATVQAELVGADGAVLDTLSAQAPVSLLRPGEPAPFSLESGVPATSVAQVRWSVRAEAPLPGATRDYLVQAGWELPQGAPSFRGEPRQDAPYPYVQSVGFRALGTPASSVTLAVAWLDKGRVVALVTEPAPEDVDTTYEEASAQFAPVTVSGPDAASLHTLSRIYWVSGK